Proteins from a genomic interval of Rhodococcus rhodochrous:
- a CDS encoding MazG family protein, which yields MTDYTALAEAAAVMDRLWSFGGWEVTQTHESLRRYLIEETYEVLDAVESGDPDELREELGDLLLQVLFHSRIAEANGQFTVDDVAATLVAKLAARSPHLTNGHTGPLDVAEQEAAWEIAKKAEKARASCLDGIAMAQPALSLADKVIERARRAGFPEDLMPDALRVVRITGTGDTESTLRSAILAFAGSIRATEKAAHTDGVPHGGLDEDAWRRYWAPADEHRA from the coding sequence ATGACCGACTACACCGCTCTCGCCGAGGCGGCGGCCGTGATGGACAGACTGTGGTCGTTCGGGGGTTGGGAGGTCACCCAGACCCACGAGAGTCTGCGCCGCTATCTGATCGAGGAGACCTACGAGGTACTCGACGCCGTCGAGTCGGGTGATCCGGACGAGCTCCGCGAAGAACTCGGCGACCTGCTGCTGCAGGTGCTGTTCCACTCCCGGATCGCCGAGGCGAACGGCCAGTTCACGGTGGACGACGTGGCGGCGACCCTCGTCGCCAAGCTCGCCGCGCGCAGCCCGCACCTGACCAACGGGCACACCGGGCCGCTCGACGTCGCGGAACAGGAAGCGGCGTGGGAGATCGCGAAGAAGGCGGAGAAGGCACGCGCGTCGTGCCTCGACGGGATCGCAATGGCACAGCCTGCACTCTCCCTGGCCGACAAGGTGATCGAACGCGCGAGGCGAGCGGGTTTCCCGGAGGACCTGATGCCCGACGCATTGCGGGTCGTCCGGATCACCGGCACGGGTGACACGGAGTCGACGCTCCGATCGGCAATCCTCGCGTTCGCCGGATCGATCCGGGCGACGGAGAAGGCCGCGCACACCGACGGGGTTCCGCACGGCGGGCTCGACGAGGATGCGTGGCGTCGCTACTGGGCACCCGCCGACGAGCACCGCGCCTGA